A single region of the Glycine max cultivar Williams 82 chromosome 20, Glycine_max_v4.0, whole genome shotgun sequence genome encodes:
- the LOC100810397 gene encoding phosphomannomutase/phosphoglucomutase, whose protein sequence is MAASTSPNFTTSLHKNSHKTKFPSLPGKKTLHTKLSFSFSFPFNKSIRVKSIGTAKYDEVVVDEELDKIRRLQNGSDVRGVALEGEKGRTVDLTPPAVEAISESFGEWIIKGLKKEKGYPVENVRVSLGRDPRVTGSKLSVAVFAGLARAGCMVYDMGLATTPACFMSTLLPPFAYDASMMMTASHLPYTRNGLKFFTKRGGLTSTEVEEICEKAARKYANRMAKVSTLLNVLPTKVDFMSTYSMHLREIIKERINHPLHYDTPLQGFQIIVNAGNGSGGFFTWDVLDKLGADTFGSLHLNPDGMFPNHIPNPEDKTAMALTRAAVLQNSADLGIVFDTDVDRSGVVDSKGNPINGDKLIALMSAIVLREHPGSTIVTDARTSMALTRFITDRGGHHCLYRVGYRNVIDKGVHLNNDGIETHLMMETSGHGALKENHFLDDGAYMVVKIIIEMVRMKLAGSNEGIGSLIEDLEEPYESVELRINIISEPRLAKAKGIEAIEIFRNYIEEGRLKGWELDSCGDCWVSEGCLVDTNDTPAPIDAQMYRAKVSNDEHAQHGWVHMRQSIHNPNIAVNLQSSVRGGCLSMARAFRDEFLKASGVHTFLDITQVDKFAENGSKA, encoded by the exons ATGGCTGCTTCTACTTCTCCAAACTTCACAACATCTTTGCATAAGAACTCCCACAAAACAAAGTTTCCTTCTTTACCAGGGAAGAAAACTCTGCACACCAAACTtagtttctcattttcttttccgTTCAATAAATCGATACGTGTGAAATCCATTGGCACGGCGAAGTATGATGAAGTTGTGGTGGATGAAGAGTTGGACAAGATTAGAAGGCTGCAGAATGGTTCAGATGTTAGAGGAGTGGCATTGGAGGGTGAAAAGGGCAGAACAGTTGACCTTACTCCTCCTGCAGTTGAGGCAATATCAGAGAGTTTTGGAGAGTGGATTATCAAAGGTTTAAAGAAGGAAAAAGGATACCCTGTAGAGAATGTTAGAGTGTCTCTCGGGCGTGACCCTCGAGTCACAGGGTCCAAATTGAGCGTCGCAGTCTTTGCAGGTCTGGCTCGCGCCGGTTGCATGGTGTATGATATGGGACTAGCCACCACCCCGGCTTGTTTCATGAGCACTTTGTTGCCTCCATTTGCCTATGATGCTTCAATGATG ATGACAGCTTCTCACTTGCCATACACCAGAAATGGTCTGAAATTTTTTACAAAGAGAGGTGGACTGACTTCAACAGAGGTGGAGGAAATATGTGAAAAAGCTGCTCGTAAATATGCAAATAGGATGGCCAAGGTGTCTACTTTGCTTAATGTTCTTCCAACAAAAGTTGATTTTATGAGCACCTACTCAATGCACCTACGAGAAATCATCAAGGAGAGAATCAATCATCCTTTGCATTATGACACTCCACTCCAGGGATTTCAG ATAATAGTAAATGCTGGAAACGGCTCAGGAGGGTTCTTCACATGGGATGTGTTAGACAAACTTGGTGCAGATACCTTTGGCTCTCTACATCTTAACCCTGATGGAATGTTTCCAAATCACATTCCCAACCCTGAGGACAAAACTGCCATGGCACTCACCAGAGCAGCAGTGCTACAAAACTCAGCTGATCTTGGAATAGTTTTTGACACCGATGTCGACCGAAGCGGCGTGGTTGATAGCAAAGGGAATCCAATAAATGGTGACAAGCTGATTGCTCTCATGTCTGCAATTGTGCTGAGGGAACATCCAGGATCAACCATAGTGACTGATGCTCGTACTAGCATGGCACTCACTAGATTCATAACTGATAGAGGTGGTCACCATTGCCTATACCGTGTCGGATACAGAAATGTCATTGACAAGGGAGTGCATCTTAACAATGACGGAATTGAAACGCATCTTATGATGGAAACATCTGGTCATGGTGCTCTCAAAGAAAATCATTTCCTTGATGACG GGGCTTACATGGTGGTGAAGATTATAATTGAAATGGTTAGGATGAAGCTTGCTGGATCAAATGAAGGGATTGGTAGTCTTATAGAAGATCTTGAAGAACCGTATGAATCAGTGGAACTTAGGATAAATATCATCTCTGAACCTCGACTTGCTAAAGCCAAAGGAATCGAGGCTATTGAAATATTTAGAAATTACATTGAG GAAGGGAGACTTAAAGGGTGGGAGTTAGACTCATGTGGTGATTGTTGGGTGAGTGAAGGGTGCCTTGTAGATACAAATGACACCCCAGCTCCCATTGATGCTCAAATGTACAG GGCAAAAGTATCAAACGATGAGCATGCACAACATGGTTGGGTTCACATGAGGCAGAGTATTCACAACCCAAACATTGCTGTGAACCTGCAATCATCTGTTCGGGGAGGTTGCTTGTCTATGGCAAGAGCTTTTAGAGATGA GTTCCTCAAAGCAAGTGGAGTTCATACATTCCTTGACATTACTCAAGTTGATAAGTTTGCTGAAAATGGCTCCAAAGCCTAA
- the LOC100790940 gene encoding protein C2-DOMAIN ABA-RELATED 7 isoform X1 yields MENILGLIKLRIKRGTNLKVCDTRTCDPYVFVTMAEQKLKTGVVKDSINPEWNEELTLYVSNVNIPVHLTVSDKDTFSVDDSMGDAEIDLKPYLQCVKMDLSDLPDSHVVKRVQPDRTNCLAEESSCIWKNGKLIQEMSLRLRNVKSGEITVEIEWVNLPDSKGLSEVEF; encoded by the exons ATGGAGAACATTCTGGGTCTCATCAAACTTCGTATCAAAAGAGGCACTAATCTCAAAGTTTGTGATACTCGTACCTGTGACCCATATGTCTTTGTCACCATGGCCGAACAG AAACTGAAAACTGGTGTTGTGAAAGATAGCATTAATCCAGAGTGGAATGAAGAATTGACACTTTATGTAAGCAATGTTAATATTCCCGTACATCTG ACAGTTTCAGACAAAGACACTTTCTCTGTAGATGACAGCATGGGCGATGCAGAGATAGACTTAAAGCCGTATCTTCAGTGTGTGAAGATGGACTTGAGCGATCTTCCTGATAGCCATGTAGTCAAGAGGGTTCAACCAGATAGGACTAACTGCCTTGCTGAAGAGAGCAGCTGCATATGGAAGAATGGAAAACTCATCCAAGAGATGAGTTTAAGATTGAGAAATGTTAAGTCTGGGGAAATAACTGTGGAAATTGAGTGGGTTAATCTTCCAGATTCAAAGGGCTTATCAGAAGTTGAGTTTTAG
- the LOC100790940 gene encoding protein C2-DOMAIN ABA-RELATED 7 isoform X2, with protein MENILGLIKLRIKRGTNLKVCDTRTCDPYVFVTMAEQKLKTGVVKDSINPEWNEELTLYTVSDKDTFSVDDSMGDAEIDLKPYLQCVKMDLSDLPDSHVVKRVQPDRTNCLAEESSCIWKNGKLIQEMSLRLRNVKSGEITVEIEWVNLPDSKGLSEVEF; from the exons ATGGAGAACATTCTGGGTCTCATCAAACTTCGTATCAAAAGAGGCACTAATCTCAAAGTTTGTGATACTCGTACCTGTGACCCATATGTCTTTGTCACCATGGCCGAACAG AAACTGAAAACTGGTGTTGTGAAAGATAGCATTAATCCAGAGTGGAATGAAGAATTGACACTTTAT ACAGTTTCAGACAAAGACACTTTCTCTGTAGATGACAGCATGGGCGATGCAGAGATAGACTTAAAGCCGTATCTTCAGTGTGTGAAGATGGACTTGAGCGATCTTCCTGATAGCCATGTAGTCAAGAGGGTTCAACCAGATAGGACTAACTGCCTTGCTGAAGAGAGCAGCTGCATATGGAAGAATGGAAAACTCATCCAAGAGATGAGTTTAAGATTGAGAAATGTTAAGTCTGGGGAAATAACTGTGGAAATTGAGTGGGTTAATCTTCCAGATTCAAAGGGCTTATCAGAAGTTGAGTTTTAG